A region from the Arthrobacter roseus genome encodes:
- a CDS encoding aspartate carbamoyltransferase catalytic subunit, producing MRHLLSTRDLLRDDAVQLLDTAEEMAAVSDREVKKLPALRGRTVVNLFFEDSTRTRISFEAAAKRLSADVINFAAKGSSVSKGESLKDTAQTLEAMGADAVVIRHWASGAPERLASSGWIDAPVINAGDGTHEHPTQALLDAFTMRRHWSTIAGRASTGTDLSGMRVAIVGDVLHSRVVRSNLWLLTSLGAKVTLVAPPTLLPVGISTWPCEVSYDLDAVLAMEPDAVMMLRVQSERMEAAFFPSTNEYSRLWGFNDARLARLDAATGSDAIIMHPGPMNRGLEISSAAADSPRSTVLAQVRNGVAVRMAVLYHLLSGDRGSNLVNKQEAVL from the coding sequence ATGAGGCATCTGCTATCCACCCGGGATCTTCTACGGGATGATGCCGTTCAACTTCTTGATACCGCTGAAGAGATGGCGGCCGTCTCAGACCGGGAGGTCAAGAAACTTCCTGCGCTGCGTGGACGCACCGTCGTGAACCTGTTCTTCGAAGATTCGACCCGGACGCGTATCTCCTTCGAAGCGGCCGCGAAGCGCTTGTCAGCGGACGTGATCAACTTTGCCGCCAAAGGATCATCGGTTTCCAAGGGCGAATCCTTGAAAGATACGGCGCAGACTCTCGAAGCGATGGGCGCGGACGCCGTCGTCATCCGACACTGGGCGTCCGGGGCGCCTGAGCGGCTGGCATCCTCGGGCTGGATCGATGCTCCAGTGATCAATGCTGGAGACGGTACGCACGAGCACCCCACGCAGGCGCTACTCGACGCTTTCACCATGCGGCGGCATTGGTCCACAATTGCTGGACGTGCGTCAACTGGTACTGATCTTTCGGGTATGCGGGTGGCCATTGTCGGAGATGTCCTCCACTCACGGGTTGTTCGTTCCAATCTGTGGCTCCTCACATCGCTCGGTGCCAAAGTAACGCTCGTGGCACCACCGACGCTCCTGCCGGTTGGTATTAGCACATGGCCATGTGAAGTCAGCTATGACCTGGATGCAGTCCTTGCTATGGAACCGGATGCGGTCATGATGTTGAGAGTACAGAGCGAACGAATGGAAGCAGCGTTCTTTCCGAGCACCAATGAGTATTCGCGGCTGTGGGGTTTCAATGATGCCCGCCTTGCCCGGCTTGACGCCGCCACAGGAAGCGATGCCATCATCATGCACCCGGGTCCAATGAACCGGGGACTGGAAATTTCTTCGGCGGCCGCTGACTCCCCTCGGTCCACTGTTCTGGCACAGGTCCGGAACGGCGTGGCTGTCCGAATGGCTGTGCTTTATCATCTGCTGTCGGGGGACCGTGGCAGTAATCTCGTCAACAAGCAGGAGGCCGTGCTTTGA
- the pyrR gene encoding bifunctional pyr operon transcriptional regulator/uracil phosphoribosyltransferase PyrR has protein sequence MSVPASPEKPVSSRTVLAEADIDRALTRIAHEILEANKGSEDLVLLGIPRRGFPLAQRLAVKIASADPTVHAAHIVGQLDVTMFRDDLRHNPTRAPLHTLEPVGGIDGKVVVLVDDVLYSGRTIRAALDAIVDLGRPSAVRLAVLVDRGHRELPIRADHVGKNLPTSSREKVRVHLQETDNVDEVVIEAGS, from the coding sequence ATGTCCGTGCCCGCATCTCCGGAAAAACCGGTCAGCAGCCGAACAGTTCTTGCTGAAGCAGATATAGACCGGGCCTTGACCCGTATAGCCCACGAAATTCTTGAGGCTAACAAGGGGAGTGAAGATCTTGTACTCCTTGGAATTCCACGCCGAGGATTTCCGCTGGCGCAGCGCTTGGCTGTGAAGATCGCTTCAGCCGATCCAACCGTTCACGCCGCCCACATCGTCGGACAACTGGACGTCACCATGTTTCGCGATGATCTCCGGCACAATCCAACCCGCGCACCCTTGCATACGCTCGAACCTGTGGGCGGGATAGACGGCAAGGTCGTAGTTCTGGTGGATGACGTCCTGTACTCGGGTCGCACTATCCGCGCCGCCCTGGACGCGATTGTGGACCTAGGACGGCCTTCAGCGGTGCGCCTGGCAGTGCTCGTGGACCGCGGGCACCGCGAGCTCCCTATCCGGGCAGACCATGTTGGAAAGAACCTGCCCACGTCGTCCCGCGAGAAGGTTCGCGTGCATCTGCAGGAAACGGATAATGTGGACGAAGTGGTCATCGAGGCGGGGTCATGA
- a CDS encoding dihydroorotase — protein MSREDNVHLIRGATLPDGKTTDLLVRGGVIAELGNRLADAAAVVIDADGLVALPGLVDLHTHLREPGREDAETVETGSRAAALGGFTAVHAMANSTPVADTAGVVEQVHSLGRKAGWVDVRPVGAVTVGLAGQRLAELGAMASSRAQVRVFSDDGICVHDPVLMRRALEYVKSFNGVVAQHAQDPRLTVGAQMNEGDVSAVLGLGGWPAVAEESIIARDVLLAKHVDSRLHVCHVSTAGSVEIIRWAKERGVKVTAEVTPHHLLLTDELVRSYDPVYKVNPPLRTSEDVTALREALADGTIDIVGTDHAPHPSEHKECEWAQAAMGMTGLETALSVVQHAMIDTGLMSWNDFARVTSTAPAAIGQVSTQGRPLAVGEPANITLVDPAARWPVDPTRMATKGRNSPFRGMKLPGKVHAVFYRGHPTVLNGELATRRPMTDSERSWIG, from the coding sequence TTGAGCCGCGAAGACAATGTTCACCTTATCCGCGGAGCCACTCTGCCCGATGGAAAAACCACGGATCTGTTGGTACGCGGGGGCGTTATCGCTGAGTTGGGCAACCGTCTGGCTGATGCGGCTGCGGTAGTTATCGACGCGGATGGCCTGGTGGCACTTCCGGGTCTGGTTGATCTCCATACGCACCTGCGCGAACCGGGTCGCGAAGACGCGGAAACGGTAGAGACAGGTAGCCGGGCTGCTGCGCTTGGCGGTTTTACGGCGGTGCACGCAATGGCCAACAGCACACCGGTTGCTGATACGGCTGGTGTTGTTGAACAGGTTCATAGCCTGGGCCGTAAGGCTGGATGGGTCGATGTTCGCCCTGTCGGAGCGGTAACGGTTGGGCTCGCGGGTCAACGGCTCGCGGAGCTCGGCGCTATGGCGTCCTCCCGAGCACAGGTCCGTGTCTTTTCCGACGACGGAATCTGTGTCCACGATCCGGTGCTGATGCGCCGTGCTCTTGAATACGTGAAGTCGTTTAACGGTGTAGTCGCCCAGCACGCACAGGACCCGAGGCTCACAGTTGGGGCGCAAATGAACGAAGGCGACGTCTCCGCCGTGCTCGGTCTGGGCGGGTGGCCGGCAGTTGCCGAGGAGAGCATTATCGCCCGCGATGTCTTGCTGGCCAAGCATGTGGATTCCCGCCTTCACGTGTGCCATGTATCGACGGCAGGGTCGGTTGAGATCATTCGCTGGGCGAAGGAGCGGGGAGTGAAAGTGACCGCTGAAGTCACTCCGCACCACCTGTTGTTAACAGATGAACTGGTCCGCAGCTACGATCCGGTCTACAAGGTCAATCCTCCGTTGCGCACGAGTGAGGACGTCACGGCACTCCGAGAAGCTCTCGCCGACGGAACCATTGACATTGTTGGAACCGACCACGCCCCGCATCCGAGCGAGCATAAGGAATGCGAGTGGGCGCAGGCAGCCATGGGAATGACAGGACTGGAAACAGCTCTGTCCGTCGTCCAGCACGCCATGATCGACACTGGATTGATGAGCTGGAACGATTTTGCCCGTGTAACGTCCACCGCTCCGGCGGCAATCGGCCAGGTATCTACGCAGGGGCGTCCGCTGGCGGTCGGCGAGCCAGCCAATATCACGTTGGTGGACCCCGCAGCACGGTGGCCGGTGGACCCAACGCGTATGGCCACCAAGGGCAGAAACAGTCCCTTCCGTGGGATGAAACTTCCCGGAAAAGTCCACGCCGTGTTCTACCGTGGGCATCCTACGGTCCTTAACGGCGAGTTGGCTACCAGACGGCCCATGACGGACTCGGAGCGATCATGGATTGGTTGA